One genomic window of Nitrosomonas sp. Is35 includes the following:
- the chrA gene encoding chromate efflux transporter: MSPEKQQTVTRPEPVSFMEAFVYWLKLGFISFGGPAGQISMMHQELVERRRWISEQRFLHALNYTMVLPGPEAQQLATYIGWLMHGTWGGIMAGALFVLPSLLILIILTWIYLVYSEIPAVAGILYGIKPAVTAIVLFAAYRIGSRALKNNLLRAISVAAFIAIFAFNIPFPYIVLIAGLIGYIGSHYAPDKFRAGGHHEKSKNTYGPALIDDDTPIPEHALFRWSQFILLIVIGLFIWSGVMLLLAMQYGWDGTLTQMGWFFTKAALMTFGGAYAVLPYVYQGGVKHYAWLNPAQMIDGLALGETTPGPLIMIVAFVGFVGGWTKALFGPDLLMLAGICGAAIATLFTFLPSFLFILLGGPAVEATRHDLKFTAPLTGITAAVVGVIVNLAIFFAYHVLWPQGFDAGFEWFSALIGACAFIALFNYKVGIVTVICTCATVGLGYTLLLN, from the coding sequence ATGTCACCCGAAAAACAACAAACCGTAACCCGGCCGGAACCGGTATCTTTCATGGAAGCATTCGTTTATTGGCTGAAACTGGGTTTTATCAGTTTTGGCGGACCAGCTGGGCAGATCAGCATGATGCACCAGGAATTGGTCGAGAGACGGCGCTGGATTTCCGAGCAACGCTTTTTGCATGCGCTGAATTACACCATGGTGCTGCCCGGCCCGGAAGCCCAGCAACTGGCCACCTACATCGGTTGGCTAATGCACGGCACCTGGGGCGGTATTATGGCCGGCGCGCTGTTTGTACTGCCGTCGCTTTTGATTCTGATCATTCTGACGTGGATCTACCTGGTTTATAGTGAAATACCGGCTGTCGCGGGTATCTTGTATGGCATCAAACCCGCGGTTACGGCAATTGTTCTTTTCGCAGCTTACCGGATCGGTTCGAGAGCGTTGAAGAACAATCTGCTGCGCGCTATTTCGGTCGCGGCATTCATCGCCATCTTTGCATTCAACATTCCCTTTCCCTATATCGTACTAATAGCAGGGTTGATCGGATACATCGGATCGCACTATGCACCGGACAAATTCAGAGCAGGCGGACATCACGAAAAATCAAAAAACACGTACGGCCCGGCTTTGATCGATGATGACACCCCTATTCCGGAACACGCCCTATTCCGATGGAGCCAATTCATACTGCTTATTGTAATCGGACTGTTCATCTGGAGCGGTGTCATGCTATTGCTCGCCATGCAGTATGGCTGGGATGGCACGCTGACACAAATGGGCTGGTTTTTCACCAAAGCAGCGCTCATGACATTTGGCGGCGCTTACGCGGTGCTGCCTTATGTTTATCAAGGTGGTGTCAAGCATTACGCGTGGTTGAATCCGGCACAAATGATCGATGGACTGGCACTGGGTGAAACCACACCCGGCCCGTTGATCATGATCGTCGCGTTTGTCGGTTTTGTCGGCGGCTGGACCAAAGCGCTGTTCGGACCAGATTTACTGATGTTAGCGGGAATTTGCGGCGCCGCTATTGCGACGTTATTCACATTTTTACCGTCTTTTCTTTTTATTCTTTTGGGTGGCCCTGCGGTGGAAGCAACCCGTCACGACCTCAAATTTACCGCGCCGTTGACCGGCATCACGGCTGCGGTTGTCGGGGTTATTGTCAACTTAGCGATATTCTTTGCTTACCATGTCCTGTGGCCGCAAGGATTTGATGCCGGATTTGAATGGTTCTCCGCTTTGATCGGAGCCTGCGCATTTATCGCTTTATTCAACTATAAAGTGGGAATTGTTACGGTGATCTGCACCTGCGCCACTGTGGGGCTGGGATATACTTTGCTGCTGAATTGA